The following are encoded together in the Falsiruegeria litorea R37 genome:
- a CDS encoding FAD-dependent oxidoreductase, whose protein sequence is MTDTIRTTQVAIIGGGIMGVAAQFQLAENGWTDTILFEKAELTSGSTWHAAGQIAHAVGSRVAGWINKTSIETYKRVEKETGQSIGWHEVGGFRIATTDDEVDWMKSIMGVGKLLDLPMELVGPEEVAKGNPFYKVDDVKAAVQTFEDGHIDPSGVTMALAAATRARGATIERHNRVVGASRQGDMWRLATEKGDVLAEHVVIAAGSYANQVGEWFGLKIPSVSCLHHYLVTDTVPEFLDRPELPVMRDNAFGGYIRQEQKSGLIGIYEGHVCPTVWEMPQGAPWAAENELFEADYDSIGDFLMVAFDKMPILAELGIKRVVRGAITHTPDGGMLVGPSGAPNVWLSCGSSIGLAWGGGAGKVLADWMAHGEAEINTRSMDPRRYGDFSTDNFIVERTKDEFMRRHDTPCPGKQFHSLRPLNKHPLYDRLAAKGAVFGEVAGWERPRYFGKVGEVEQIGWGHQNWRANAMTEAKATRAAAGVIDLCAFAQFEITGRDAGKLLDRLSANKIPAKDGSIGLCHLLTDKGRFETEITIWRISEGRYFTGSPIARANPDFAWMQSHVLPDEDVALTNRTNDWGMLALSGPASRAILSQATDANLSNAAFRWLSGQEIKVFGVPCYALRVAFTGELGWELHLPLDRIAEVYDKLHDIGAAHGLVDLGGYAFNGLRMEKAYRASGELTTDIGMFDVGLDRFFRPEGRDFIGKEAALATKDHVGWELLYCEVHSDRIDVHGGEAVLLNGAPVGLTTSGGHGYTVDKSLAFVFVRKGTPHQGLSVMLLNQEYAMTVLDEPAFDPDNLRPRQDG, encoded by the coding sequence ATGACCGATACCATCCGCACCACCCAGGTCGCCATCATCGGCGGCGGCATCATGGGCGTCGCCGCGCAGTTCCAGCTGGCCGAAAACGGCTGGACAGACACGATCCTGTTTGAAAAAGCGGAACTCACCAGCGGGTCCACATGGCACGCCGCCGGCCAGATCGCCCATGCGGTTGGCAGCCGCGTCGCGGGCTGGATCAACAAGACCTCGATCGAGACCTACAAGCGGGTTGAAAAAGAGACCGGCCAAAGCATCGGATGGCATGAGGTTGGCGGCTTTCGCATCGCCACCACGGACGACGAAGTCGACTGGATGAAATCCATCATGGGGGTCGGCAAACTGCTGGATCTGCCGATGGAACTTGTCGGACCGGAGGAGGTCGCGAAGGGCAACCCGTTCTACAAGGTCGATGACGTAAAGGCGGCTGTTCAGACGTTTGAGGATGGCCATATCGACCCCTCGGGCGTGACCATGGCGCTGGCTGCCGCGACCCGTGCACGCGGGGCCACGATCGAGCGCCACAACCGGGTGGTCGGGGCCAGCCGTCAAGGCGACATGTGGCGGCTCGCGACCGAAAAGGGCGATGTGTTGGCAGAACATGTTGTCATCGCGGCAGGCTCTTATGCCAACCAAGTCGGCGAATGGTTCGGACTTAAGATCCCGTCGGTTTCGTGCCTGCACCACTATCTGGTGACCGACACGGTGCCCGAATTCCTTGACCGCCCCGAACTGCCGGTGATGCGCGACAACGCTTTTGGCGGATACATTAGACAGGAGCAGAAATCCGGCCTGATCGGGATCTACGAGGGGCACGTCTGCCCAACGGTCTGGGAAATGCCGCAGGGTGCGCCATGGGCGGCCGAGAATGAGCTCTTCGAGGCTGATTACGACTCGATTGGTGATTTCCTCATGGTTGCCTTCGACAAGATGCCGATCCTTGCCGAGCTTGGGATCAAACGCGTTGTGCGCGGGGCCATCACCCACACGCCGGACGGCGGCATGCTGGTCGGTCCCTCGGGCGCGCCCAATGTCTGGCTGTCCTGCGGGTCCTCCATTGGTCTGGCCTGGGGCGGCGGCGCGGGCAAGGTGCTGGCCGATTGGATGGCACATGGCGAGGCCGAGATCAACACGCGGTCGATGGACCCACGCCGCTATGGCGATTTCAGCACCGACAACTTCATTGTCGAGCGCACCAAGGACGAGTTCATGCGCCGCCATGACACCCCCTGCCCCGGCAAACAGTTCCACTCCTTGCGACCGCTGAACAAACACCCGCTCTACGACCGTCTGGCCGCCAAGGGCGCAGTCTTTGGCGAGGTCGCGGGCTGGGAACGACCGCGCTATTTTGGCAAGGTGGGCGAGGTCGAGCAGATCGGCTGGGGTCACCAGAACTGGCGCGCAAACGCAATGACCGAGGCGAAGGCAACCCGAGCCGCCGCTGGTGTCATCGACCTCTGCGCCTTTGCCCAGTTCGAAATCACCGGGCGCGACGCGGGCAAGCTGCTGGACCGGCTGTCGGCCAACAAGATCCCGGCCAAGGACGGGTCAATCGGACTGTGTCACCTGTTGACCGACAAAGGGCGGTTCGAGACGGAAATCACCATCTGGCGGATCAGCGAGGGGCGCTATTTCACCGGCTCGCCGATTGCCCGCGCCAACCCGGATTTCGCCTGGATGCAGTCCCATGTCCTGCCGGATGAGGATGTCGCTCTGACCAACCGCACCAACGACTGGGGGATGCTGGCACTGTCTGGTCCGGCCTCGCGCGCGATCCTGTCCCAAGCCACCGATGCGAACCTGTCAAACGCCGCATTCCGCTGGTTGTCGGGACAAGAAATCAAGGTCTTCGGCGTGCCATGTTATGCCCTTCGCGTGGCCTTTACCGGAGAACTCGGGTGGGAGTTGCACCTGCCGCTGGACCGCATTGCCGAGGTTTATGACAAGCTGCATGATATTGGTGCAGCGCATGGTTTGGTCGATCTGGGCGGCTATGCCTTCAACGGGTTGCGGATGGAAAAAGCCTATCGCGCATCAGGTGAGCTGACCACAGACATCGGCATGTTCGACGTGGGCCTTGATCGGTTCTTTCGTCCAGAGGGGCGCGATTTCATCGGGAAAGAGGCCGCGCTTGCGACCAAGGATCATGTCGGCTGGGAACTGCTCTATTGCGAGGTTCACTCTGACAGGATCGACGTGCATGGCGGCGAGGCGGTTTTGCTGAATGGCGCGCCCGTTGGGCTGACCACCTCGGGCGGTCATGGCTACACGGTCGACAAAAGCCTGGCCTTTGTCTTTGTACGTAAAGGCACGCCCCATCAGGGGCTGAGCGTGATGCTGCTCAATCAAGAGTACGCGATGACGGTGCTGGATGAACCGGCGTTTGATCCTGACAATCTGAGACCCCGACAGGATGGGTAA
- a CDS encoding LysR family transcriptional regulator — translation MTPSLPALRAFDAAARCGSFRAAAEALSVTPTAVSHHIRGLEDQLGVKLFERAGRDVALTEDGRRLAEATSQAFGLLDEAVRSMRRSSRKVVRLAAGPIFTARWLMPRISHFWEVHPSIELEVLPSYRPGALDRNNADIVVRWGRTSEMSDQAFKLLELCPVAIASGDFVARFGPIEAPEDLLRLPLLHQRDHWGWLDWFAAMNVPVTEPLRGPIFEDANVLLRGAAEGQGVVVGWLPLIDQDLVEGRVVRLFDENIAATHGYFVENWNSRHKGKETRATMTWLLEHQ, via the coding sequence ATGACACCCTCTCTTCCCGCGTTGCGCGCCTTTGACGCTGCAGCGCGCTGTGGCAGTTTTCGGGCCGCAGCCGAAGCTTTGTCGGTCACTCCGACGGCTGTCAGCCACCATATTCGCGGTCTCGAGGACCAGCTTGGTGTCAAACTCTTCGAACGCGCCGGGCGTGATGTTGCCTTGACCGAAGATGGCCGACGGCTGGCCGAAGCAACGTCACAGGCGTTTGGTCTTTTGGATGAGGCCGTCCGGTCCATGCGGCGCAGCTCTCGCAAGGTTGTGCGCTTGGCTGCGGGGCCGATTTTCACGGCCAGGTGGCTGATGCCAAGGATCAGCCACTTCTGGGAGGTGCATCCCAGCATCGAGTTGGAGGTTTTGCCGTCTTATCGACCCGGCGCGCTGGACCGAAACAACGCGGATATCGTGGTTCGTTGGGGGCGCACGTCGGAAATGTCCGATCAGGCATTCAAACTGCTGGAGTTGTGTCCTGTCGCCATTGCATCTGGTGATTTTGTTGCCCGGTTCGGCCCCATCGAAGCACCCGAGGATCTGTTGCGCCTGCCGCTGTTGCATCAGAGAGATCATTGGGGGTGGTTGGATTGGTTCGCTGCGATGAATGTTCCCGTTACAGAGCCCTTGCGCGGCCCCATTTTCGAGGATGCCAATGTGCTGTTGCGTGGGGCCGCCGAAGGGCAGGGGGTCGTCGTTGGTTGGCTCCCTCTGATCGACCAGGATTTGGTCGAGGGGCGGGTGGTCCGGTTGTTCGACGAAAACATCGCGGCGACCCACGGATACTTTGTCGAAAACTGGAACAGTCGTCACAAAGGCAAAGAAACCCGTGCAACCATGACTTGGCTGCTGGAGCATCAATAG
- a CDS encoding trimethylamine methyltransferase family protein, translating to MAKNTRRRGRQDRLNDTTDQDAQRPVWPGIDGGRLKPLLPDEVQLIEDSALTLLDTLGLSQATESMVNKVVAAGGRLTDEGRLLFPRALVTSTLQQARRTFTLCGQNPEHDLMIDKARVHMSTGGAAPGVFDMDTGQYRPSTLADLYDAARLVDGMENIHHFSRPLVARDVDDTAAMDLNTAYACLVGTSKHVSISITEPDHVPQIAALCYEIAGGEAAFRARPFLTVMVCHVVPPMRFAEEACEVLESAIRAGFPVQLISAGQAGATSPATIAGSLTQAVAETLAGLVFAQLVDPDAMAIFAPKPLVADLRTGSMSGGGGEQAILMAAAAQMGRHFDLPTSSIAGITDSKTLDAQYGAEKSLAVALAAHAGSNIVTQAAGIHASLLGVSLEGYVTDNDLLGNILRTLRGVEATPQNIAADVIANVCRGAGHYLGEIHTFDRMKSDYFYPHVGDRRTPDEWQQDGARTVAEVARDKARELLATHFPSHIPDDTDRALRARFDIRLGRPRIGRAP from the coding sequence ATGGCAAAAAATACTCGAAGGCGCGGACGACAAGACCGCTTGAACGATACGACGGATCAGGACGCCCAACGCCCGGTTTGGCCCGGGATTGACGGTGGTCGGCTAAAGCCCTTGTTACCGGATGAAGTGCAGTTGATCGAGGACAGCGCCCTGACACTGCTGGACACACTGGGCCTGAGTCAGGCGACAGAGTCGATGGTGAACAAGGTCGTGGCGGCGGGTGGGCGTCTCACCGACGAGGGGCGGTTGCTGTTTCCCCGCGCCCTAGTCACATCGACACTGCAACAAGCCAGACGGACCTTCACGCTGTGCGGGCAAAACCCGGAGCACGATCTGATGATCGACAAGGCCCGCGTTCACATGTCCACAGGTGGCGCAGCTCCGGGTGTGTTTGACATGGATACGGGCCAGTATCGCCCTTCGACCCTGGCCGACCTTTATGATGCCGCCCGGTTGGTGGATGGCATGGAAAACATCCATCATTTCAGCCGTCCCCTTGTGGCGCGCGATGTCGACGACACGGCGGCGATGGACCTGAACACCGCCTACGCCTGCCTTGTGGGCACATCCAAACATGTGTCGATATCAATCACCGAACCTGATCATGTCCCTCAGATCGCCGCGCTTTGCTATGAAATCGCAGGAGGCGAAGCCGCCTTTCGCGCGCGCCCCTTCCTGACGGTCATGGTGTGCCATGTGGTCCCCCCCATGCGCTTTGCCGAAGAGGCTTGCGAGGTTCTCGAATCCGCGATCCGGGCAGGGTTTCCAGTTCAATTGATCAGCGCCGGTCAAGCCGGAGCCACCAGCCCGGCCACCATCGCAGGATCGCTGACGCAGGCGGTGGCGGAAACACTCGCCGGGTTGGTCTTTGCACAACTGGTCGATCCCGACGCGATGGCGATATTTGCCCCCAAACCGCTGGTCGCGGATCTTCGTACCGGGTCGATGTCCGGCGGCGGTGGCGAGCAGGCGATCCTGATGGCGGCAGCCGCGCAGATGGGGCGGCATTTCGACTTGCCCACCTCTTCGATCGCCGGGATTACCGATTCCAAGACACTCGACGCTCAATATGGCGCGGAAAAGAGCCTGGCCGTCGCCCTGGCAGCACATGCCGGATCCAATATCGTGACACAAGCGGCCGGCATTCATGCCAGCCTTCTGGGCGTATCGCTCGAAGGTTACGTGACCGACAACGATCTGTTGGGCAACATCTTGCGTACCCTTCGCGGCGTCGAAGCAACGCCCCAGAACATCGCCGCCGATGTGATTGCGAACGTGTGTCGGGGAGCGGGTCACTACCTTGGTGAAATTCACACCTTTGACCGCATGAAATCCGACTACTTCTATCCGCATGTCGGTGACCGGCGCACCCCTGACGAATGGCAACAGGACGGTGCGCGCACCGTGGCCGAAGTGGCCAGAGACAAGGCCCGCGAGCTGCTGGCCACCCACTTTCCCAGCCACATCCCGGATGACACCGATCGCGCCTTGCGCGCCCGGTTCGACATTCGGCTTGGCCGCCCCCGCATCGGAAGAGCACCATGA
- a CDS encoding GcvT family protein, with translation MTLPRHAKTVIIGGGVIGCSIAYHLAREGRTDIVVLERSKLTSGTTWHAAGLVRRLRPSATLTKLINYSIDLYGELERETGQATGWTQTGSLTLATNQDRLTNIKRQVSLGRAFGLEADVVDAPRAKELWPLIETDDVIGAVWSPADGRVNPSDVALALSKGARARGVQIFEDTTVTGLQKKAGRISGVEVGEHVIEADEVVIACGLWSREVAAMAGAHMPLYACEHFYILTKPLPEVQALGKGAHLPTLNDQDAFLYARDDVEGLLVGCFEPHAKGLPLERLPADFSFDLLDEDWDHFMPMMENALRRIPALERAEVRMLLNGPESFTLDSQFMLGESPEVPGLFLMGGMNSTGIALAGGAGKAMAEWIIAGEPTMELNEADIRRFSPEMNVLGALEARIPEVLGRHYDNPFPGRSMDTARGQRRSPIHVGLVAAGAQFESRGGWERAVHFGGEAAHLPLSFGVPAWREQVAQEVETCRTGAAILDQSAFGKIMVQGPDAKDFLNHLCAAQMDIAEGRIAYTQILNARGGVESDLTVQRHGPDTYLLIVGAGEVVRDLKRMRETRGDFRVEFTDVTSGYAIIGLAGAKAREVLQATSNTPVPELKRFHFAPVEIGLARGWVGRLSFTGEEGYELYIPSDMAMTAYEALVEAGASHAGLYASGSLRIESGFRAFGHELTPGTTPPEAGLGAFCAFGTGFVGEAALKDHDPERQIVSLLFDDPDAIPIHDEPIYFDGKVVGQITSAAWSYRFGRSVALAMLTSLPQGLQDGDVIPGFEVEIACTRYSARISRKPAKEAFQ, from the coding sequence ATGACCCTGCCCCGTCATGCAAAGACCGTTATCATAGGCGGCGGCGTCATCGGCTGTTCTATCGCCTATCATCTGGCCCGCGAGGGACGCACAGACATCGTGGTGCTGGAACGCTCGAAACTGACGAGCGGAACAACATGGCACGCCGCCGGGTTGGTGCGCAGGTTGCGCCCCTCGGCGACGCTGACCAAGCTGATCAACTACTCGATCGATCTTTACGGCGAGCTGGAGCGCGAGACCGGGCAGGCCACCGGCTGGACCCAAACCGGGTCGCTGACGTTGGCCACGAACCAGGACCGCCTGACCAACATCAAGCGTCAGGTCTCGCTTGGCCGCGCCTTTGGGCTTGAGGCAGACGTGGTCGATGCCCCCCGCGCCAAGGAGCTTTGGCCGCTGATCGAAACAGACGATGTGATCGGCGCGGTCTGGTCCCCTGCGGACGGGCGGGTGAATCCCTCGGATGTGGCGCTTGCGCTGTCTAAGGGGGCCCGCGCACGCGGCGTTCAGATCTTTGAGGATACCACCGTCACCGGCCTGCAAAAAAAGGCCGGGCGTATCTCGGGCGTTGAGGTAGGCGAGCATGTGATCGAGGCCGATGAGGTGGTGATTGCCTGTGGCCTCTGGTCCCGTGAAGTGGCCGCCATGGCGGGCGCGCATATGCCGCTGTACGCCTGCGAACATTTCTACATCCTGACCAAACCGCTGCCCGAGGTGCAGGCGCTTGGCAAGGGTGCGCATCTGCCGACGCTGAACGATCAGGACGCCTTCCTTTACGCCCGCGACGATGTCGAGGGGCTGCTGGTGGGCTGCTTTGAACCACACGCCAAAGGACTGCCGCTGGAGCGTCTGCCCGCCGATTTCAGCTTTGATCTGCTGGACGAGGATTGGGATCACTTCATGCCGATGATGGAAAACGCCCTGCGCCGGATACCAGCGCTGGAGCGGGCCGAGGTGCGGATGCTGCTGAACGGGCCCGAAAGTTTTACCCTCGACAGCCAGTTCATGCTGGGTGAAAGCCCCGAGGTGCCGGGCCTGTTCCTGATGGGCGGCATGAACTCCACCGGCATCGCGCTGGCCGGGGGCGCGGGCAAGGCGATGGCAGAATGGATCATCGCGGGTGAGCCCACGATGGAGCTGAACGAGGCCGACATCCGCCGCTTCAGCCCCGAGATGAACGTGTTGGGTGCCTTGGAGGCGCGTATTCCCGAGGTTCTGGGCCGTCACTATGACAACCCCTTTCCCGGTCGGTCGATGGACACCGCCCGGGGCCAACGCCGCTCACCCATCCATGTGGGGCTTGTTGCGGCTGGCGCGCAGTTTGAAAGCAGGGGCGGCTGGGAGCGCGCGGTGCATTTTGGCGGCGAGGCGGCGCATCTGCCGCTCAGCTTTGGTGTTCCGGCCTGGCGCGAGCAGGTGGCGCAAGAGGTCGAGACTTGTCGCACCGGCGCCGCGATCCTGGACCAGAGCGCCTTTGGCAAGATCATGGTACAAGGCCCGGATGCAAAGGATTTCCTCAACCACCTCTGTGCCGCACAGATGGACATTGCCGAGGGGCGGATCGCCTACACCCAGATTCTGAACGCACGCGGCGGTGTTGAAAGCGACCTGACCGTGCAGCGCCACGGGCCGGATACCTATCTGCTCATCGTCGGCGCGGGCGAGGTTGTGCGCGACCTCAAACGCATGCGTGAGACGCGGGGTGATTTCCGGGTTGAGTTCACGGATGTGACCAGCGGCTATGCCATTATCGGGCTGGCGGGGGCAAAGGCGCGCGAGGTGCTGCAAGCCACCAGCAACACACCGGTGCCAGAGCTGAAACGCTTTCACTTTGCACCAGTCGAAATCGGGCTGGCGCGAGGATGGGTCGGGCGGCTGAGTTTCACCGGCGAGGAGGGGTACGAGCTTTACATCCCCTCGGACATGGCCATGACGGCCTATGAGGCATTGGTCGAAGCGGGCGCCAGTCACGCGGGGCTATATGCCTCGGGCAGTCTGCGCATCGAAAGCGGATTCCGCGCCTTTGGCCACGAACTGACCCCGGGCACCACCCCGCCAGAGGCAGGGCTGGGGGCCTTCTGCGCCTTTGGCACGGGTTTTGTGGGCGAGGCAGCGTTGAAGGATCACGACCCCGAGCGCCAAATCGTCTCGCTGCTCTTTGATGATCCCGACGCGATCCCGATCCATGATGAGCCGATCTATTTCGACGGCAAGGTTGTGGGGCAGATCACCTCGGCCGCGTGGAGCTATCGCTTTGGTCGCTCGGTTGCACTGGCCATGCTCACGTCCCTCCCCCAGGGGCTGCAGGATGGCGATGTCATCCCGGGCTTCGAGGTCGAAATCGCCTGCACCCGGTACAGCGCGCGCATCTCACGCAAACCCGCTAAAGAGGCGTTCCAATGA
- a CDS encoding aspartate aminotransferase family protein encodes MTNIALSQRARTALPGGVSHELRYRAPHPIYITRASGAEKWDVEGRRYVDFKMGSASQMLGHSHPAIVEAVQRQAERGIFSADCHEAELEWAEWVNRLFPCAERTRFTASGTEATMLALRLARAWSGKERVLRIDGHFHGWHDHALKGSKPGSDAAPSLGIPGCVNDLIDICAAEPQAMARALQDDRIGTVIIEASGANYGCVPLETDRLRALHDVARAAGVVLVFDEIITGFRWSPGGRQTRDDLTPDLTTLAKVVTGGLPGGAVCGRADIMDLMNNATQRDGLAPAVSHKGTFNGSPLIAAAACAAMPLLASGEAQAQADSMAQRMRDGMNTAFAQAGVPGLAYGDSSIFHVSFGHSTLNGLTPAQIRGLPSAQVTAYRDGMLAEGIDMMAYTSGLTSAAHTPELVDEALDAFRRTLARMIRDGVLT; translated from the coding sequence ATGACCAACATTGCCCTGTCACAACGCGCCCGCACAGCCCTGCCGGGCGGGGTCAGCCATGAGCTGCGCTATCGCGCGCCGCACCCGATTTACATCACCCGCGCCAGCGGTGCCGAAAAATGGGACGTCGAGGGCCGCCGCTATGTAGATTTCAAGATGGGAAGCGCCAGCCAGATGCTGGGCCACAGCCATCCGGCAATCGTCGAAGCGGTTCAGCGACAGGCAGAGCGCGGGATATTCAGCGCCGATTGCCACGAGGCAGAGCTCGAATGGGCAGAATGGGTGAACCGGCTTTTTCCATGCGCCGAACGCACCCGTTTTACCGCCTCGGGAACCGAAGCCACGATGCTGGCCCTTCGCCTGGCACGTGCATGGTCCGGCAAAGAGCGCGTTTTGCGGATCGACGGCCATTTTCACGGCTGGCACGATCACGCGCTTAAGGGGTCCAAACCCGGCAGCGATGCGGCCCCCAGCCTGGGAATCCCCGGCTGCGTGAACGATCTGATCGACATATGTGCCGCCGAGCCACAGGCCATGGCACGCGCCCTGCAAGACGATCGTATCGGTACGGTGATCATCGAGGCCTCGGGCGCGAATTATGGCTGCGTGCCTCTGGAAACGGACAGATTGCGGGCCTTGCATGATGTTGCCCGAGCCGCCGGTGTTGTCCTCGTCTTTGACGAGATCATCACCGGCTTTCGCTGGTCACCGGGGGGACGCCAGACCCGAGATGACCTGACCCCCGATCTGACGACCCTTGCCAAAGTCGTAACCGGAGGTCTTCCGGGTGGGGCCGTCTGTGGACGCGCCGACATCATGGATCTGATGAACAACGCCACCCAACGGGATGGCCTCGCCCCTGCGGTCAGCCACAAGGGCACGTTCAACGGGTCTCCGCTGATTGCCGCGGCCGCCTGCGCTGCGATGCCTCTCCTGGCCAGCGGCGAGGCGCAGGCGCAGGCCGACAGTATGGCCCAGCGCATGCGCGATGGCATGAACACCGCTTTTGCTCAGGCCGGCGTGCCGGGCCTGGCTTATGGGGACAGCTCGATCTTTCATGTCTCTTTCGGACATTCCACGCTGAATGGGTTGACCCCTGCCCAGATCCGCGGCCTGCCCTCAGCCCAGGTCACCGCCTACCGCGACGGCATGTTGGCCGAGGGGATCGACATGATGGCCTATACCTCAGGCCTGACGTCGGCAGCCCATACCCCTGAGTTGGTCGACGAAGCTCTGGACGCCTTCCGCCGCACATTGGCCCGAATGATCCGTGACGGGGTGCTGACATGA
- a CDS encoding amidase — translation MTDITALNAADMAQQIRNGVLTARQVLDAHRARVEAVNDTVNAFVTLDWDRAGLRADALDRMATQGQFTGALHGVPVAIKDVFETKGLRTTYGSQSFADHVPTRDALHVKRLRDAGAVIFGKTNTPEFAFSGQTANLVSGTTRNPLDTRKTVAGSSGGAAAALAARMAPLADGSDLAGSTRTPAAWCGVVGYRPTSGLIPYDPNPTPFDGLSIPGPMARNVSDLVLMLEVMQGNTSTQPLGYWFEPPSLSKLNAPVPPRKLAMSLAPFGASVDPSIQSVLAPVADICRSLGWQIEEGAPDLEPLMQFGGLIRGLSALGYRDAMQPDMALAGASFISACASGEGLSLQDLVDYRRVRTQVWEATTRFFDTYDFALWPTTTGLAFSADLRDHELPEDWRTVTLTPVLELPSISLPFGTSRDGMPVGLHITGPRGSDARLLRFARWIERTVSGDHR, via the coding sequence ATGACCGATATCACCGCCCTGAACGCAGCCGACATGGCGCAGCAGATCCGCAATGGCGTGTTAACTGCCCGTCAGGTACTGGACGCGCATCGTGCTCGGGTTGAGGCGGTGAATGATACGGTCAACGCCTTTGTCACCCTGGATTGGGACCGTGCCGGGCTACGTGCGGACGCGCTGGACCGGATGGCCACACAGGGACAGTTCACCGGGGCGCTGCACGGTGTACCGGTTGCCATCAAGGATGTGTTCGAAACCAAAGGACTGCGCACCACCTACGGCTCGCAGAGTTTCGCGGACCATGTGCCAACACGCGATGCGCTGCACGTCAAACGGTTGCGCGACGCAGGCGCGGTGATCTTTGGCAAGACCAACACGCCCGAATTTGCCTTCTCGGGTCAGACTGCGAACCTGGTCTCGGGCACCACCCGCAACCCGTTGGATACACGCAAGACAGTTGCGGGCAGTTCCGGCGGCGCGGCGGCGGCCTTGGCCGCGCGGATGGCACCACTGGCAGATGGATCCGACCTGGCTGGCTCGACCCGGACACCCGCCGCCTGGTGCGGCGTGGTGGGCTATCGTCCGACCTCAGGCCTGATCCCTTACGACCCCAATCCGACACCCTTTGACGGGTTGTCGATCCCCGGCCCCATGGCCCGCAACGTCAGCGATCTGGTGCTGATGCTTGAGGTGATGCAGGGCAACACCTCGACGCAGCCCTTGGGCTATTGGTTTGAGCCGCCAAGCCTGTCGAAGCTCAATGCACCGGTGCCGCCCCGCAAATTGGCGATGTCGCTGGCGCCTTTTGGGGCCTCTGTCGACCCCTCGATCCAGAGCGTATTGGCGCCGGTCGCAGACATCTGCCGCTCGCTGGGGTGGCAGATCGAAGAAGGCGCGCCCGATCTGGAGCCACTCATGCAATTTGGCGGGTTGATCCGGGGGCTGTCTGCTTTGGGATATCGTGACGCGATGCAGCCTGACATGGCGCTGGCTGGTGCCAGCTTTATCTCAGCGTGCGCGTCGGGCGAAGGGCTGAGTCTGCAAGACCTTGTCGACTACCGTCGGGTTCGCACCCAAGTCTGGGAGGCAACGACGCGCTTTTTCGACACCTATGATTTCGCCCTTTGGCCCACGACCACGGGCCTCGCCTTCTCGGCCGACCTAAGGGACCACGAGCTGCCCGAAGATTGGCGGACTGTGACCCTGACGCCCGTCCTCGAGCTTCCGTCCATTTCCCTTCCCTTCGGCACCTCTCGCGACGGCATGCCGGTGGGGTTGCACATCACCGGGCCACGCGGGTCCGATGCCAGACTTTTGCGTTTCGCCAGATGGATCGAACGCACCGTATCAGGAGACCACAGATGA
- the gatC gene encoding Asp-tRNA(Asn)/Glu-tRNA(Gln) amidotransferase subunit GatC — translation MSIDQSTAAKVAKLARIKVEDDALPALASEFNTILGFIEQLNEVDVEGVEPMTSVTPQRLKRREDVVNDGSQQDKVLANAPDAREGFFAVPKVVE, via the coding sequence ATGTCGATTGACCAAAGCACCGCCGCCAAGGTGGCCAAACTGGCCCGGATCAAGGTCGAGGATGACGCGCTGCCGGCGCTGGCCTCGGAATTCAACACGATCCTTGGATTCATCGAGCAGCTGAACGAGGTGGATGTCGAAGGGGTCGAACCGATGACCTCGGTGACACCGCAGCGCCTGAAGCGCCGTGAAGACGTGGTGAATGATGGCAGCCAGCAGGACAAGGTGCTGGCCAACGCCCCCGACGCCCGCGAGGGCTTTTTCGCTGTGCCGAAAGTGGTGGAGTAA